In the Balaenoptera ricei isolate mBalRic1 chromosome 1, mBalRic1.hap2, whole genome shotgun sequence genome, ctgcgacatgtgggatcttagtttcctgaccagggatccaacatgcgtcccctgcattgtaaggtgaaTGCTTTACCACTGGAcgaccaaggaagtcccttgcaTATTTATTGATGCATTTACTTTTTAACCATCTTTCCCTACTAAAGGTctgttcccctcccccccacaggccccatgagggcagagatcttgtccattttattcatttctgtgttTCCAGTACCTAGCAGGGTGCCCAGCTCCTAGGAGGCTCTCAGGAAACAGTAgttggatgaataaacaaaagggcccctcacctcccccaccccacactcaGAGAGGGGACTTGCTTACCCAAGGACTCTGCACACTGTCTGCCCGCTCCCTGGCCCTGACCCTCTGCCCTCAGCTGCCGAATGTGGCCTCTCTTGGGGCAGGAGCAGGAGGCTCTGGCCCCAGGGCATCCCGGTCTTGCAGGGAGAAGAGGCTCCCCAGCCGACACAGAGACTCTGAAGCGTGACCACTGACTGTCTGTGCTGATGGAGGGAGAGGCCGCTTCAGGCCGTGTGAGGAGCTAAGCTTTGGAGAAGCAGCTGAATGCCAGCGGGTGAGAAGGCGGCATACCATGCAGGGGAGGTTGGAGCTGAGGCCTGCCTGGAGGAACACACACCCgaaagggcagggaccatgtcttgaAGGGCCTCTAATACCTGTTTGGACTTTATTTTGGACAAAAAGATGGGGTGCAGCTAAGGGgattttgtgtcttgtttattgttttttaaacaggGCTCTGACataataaaatgtatgttttgaAGGATCCTCTGGCAGCACTGTGGAGGATAGATCAGAGACACTAAgagcttactattttttttttaaattttattttattttaatttatttttggctgcgttgggtctttgttgctgcgcccgggatttctctagttgtgacgagcggggctttctctagttgcagcaggcgggggctactctttgttgtagtgcgcgggcttctcattgtggtggcttctcttgttgtggagcacagcctctagagcgcaggctcagtagttgtggcgcacgggcttagttgctccgaggcacgtgggatcctcccggcccagggatggaacccgagtcccctgcattggcaggcggactcccaaccactgcgccaccaaggaagccctaagaGCTTACTATTGCTAAGTGCTATGTACGTAATGAGATTTACTTTATTTAACTATTACAACATCCTTGTGAGGTAGATGTTATATATAATTGCTATTTTCTAGATTAGAAGCCTGAGACTCATAGCAGCCCTCTTCATTGGAAAAGTGCTCCTTCCCATCCCATGGGATTCTGATGGGATTGTTAATCACCAAGCCAGACCTGTTCCTTGGCCATGGGTGTGGCATGAGGTCCAGGCCTGGACAATCAGTGGGCCCCTTGCTCTGCCAACAGCACCTAGACCAAGGGTCCAAGGGATGGTCATGTGATATAAGCAGAACCAGACTGAGTCCTTCTGGGATGTTGAAGATATAGACCCCGGGAGAGAGTCCCACTTCTTTTTGGATCTCAAGAGGTAACCATGTAAGCTTGGGGCATATGAAGCCAATTTCCTATGATTTAGAGAACATTTCTTTGTGATAGGATTGAAGGTGACCAACGTACAAAGAAACAGAGGTGAGCAGGATGGATGCAAAGGGAGAGGCTGATGTACTTGTTTGGGTCCCTGGATTTAGCCACACCTGAAGCTAGACCCAGCTGAAACTTCCCAGTACATAAGCTATTAAATTACATTATTTTGTGTTTAGTTCAAAACTATACATGTACTCCCCCACCATGTTCagagcggcactatttacaatagccaagacatggaaaaaaaatccaagtgcccatcaacggATGATTGGcctaagaagatgtggcatgcatatatatatatatatatatatatacacacacactatggaatattactcagccataaaaaagaataaaatattgtcatttgcagcaacatggatggacatagagattattatactaagtgaagtaagtcagacagagaaagacaaatattatatatcacttatatgtggaatctaaaaaaataatacagggaattccctgatggtccagtggttaggactccacacttccactgcagggggccagggttcactccctggtcagggaactaagatcccgcaaaccgggcagtgtggccaaaaaaaaaaaataataataatacaaatgaacttgtttacaaaacagaaacagactcacagacatagaaaacaaatttatggttaccaaaggggaaaggggatgggggagggataaattaggagtatgggaacaacagatacacactaacgtatataaaataggtgaacaacaagtatttactgtatagcacagggaactatattcagtatcttgtaatagcctaaaatggaaaagaattgaaaaaatatatatatatatccgaatcactttgctgtacacctgaaactaacacaatattgtaaaccagctatacttcaattaaaaacaaaaagaaaaacaaaaaatccagacaactgaagctcagagacacTAAGcaacttgtctgaggtcacacaactagcaagtggcagaaccaggatttgaacctctcTTATTCTAACCCTTGTGCTCATTTCGCCCTGTCACAGCATGATAATGTAAAGAGCAAACAGGCAAACCAGTTAGGAGGTGAGCAATGAGAAAGCATGGTCTAGGGCAGTGGCCTGGGGAAGCAGGGCAGGCATTTGAGAGAGATCATGATGGAATTTGGGAAGACACGGGACAGACCTGAGTgtggaggctcagggaggtgagtGGGAGGAGGACCCAAGGGGCCTGGAAGACCCAGGAGACAGGGCAGATGGGGCAGAGTGAGGGATCTCAAGGCAGAGATGGGTTTGTCTCAGACACAGAGGATGTCTGGGCAAGAGCAAAGCCAGCCTGTGGGTGGTGACGAGCTCATCTGGAACCAGGTGGGAAGCCAAGGCCAGGCCCGGGGTCGTCCACAGATTGGGattggaggagagagaaggaacaactggaggaggaggaagctgtGTCACCATCATGGGAGAAGGTGGGAATCAGTTCCCCAGCGCCTGCTCAGAGTCAGGGGTGCCCTGGTGGCCTTGGAAGCCAGAGCAGGAGACAAAGGAGGCTGGAGGAGCGGAAGTGAAGGTCATGCTCATGGATTCAGCAGCAAATGAGGGGGTGGTGATGAGAAAGGTGAAGGGAAGGTGGTTCCCTCCCAGGTGTGTGAGTTGCACCGGTGCTGCTGAAACATCGACTCTCTCACACTGCAATTCAGAGGCGAAGTTGAACTCAGGTGACTTACCCAACCCCTTCCCAGTGAGCCAGAGAcaggttttattttctaaaacattttaataaaattaaccaaTAAATATTCTACACTGTATGGGCTACAGAGACAAAGAGTGGAAGACAGAGGGCCGGTCTTCCCAGTCGGGCCCTCGGGTCCCCttgcagaaaaagagagagcCGGTGCTCTGGGCTGGCTTGGGGCTGGGACTGCTCACTTGGGATGGGGGGAGTGATTCCGGAATGGGTGATCTGGGGTCCTGCCATCCATCCCACTCTGTTGGTGtatgggaggagaggaggggccaAAAAAAGCAGAGCCCCTGCAGGAGGCATCCTAGCACCCCCAGAAGTgactggggtgaggggagagctagcctagaaggaaggaatgggggaggggcagcccaTGGGGCAGTGAAGCAGGGAGCATGGGCTGGTGGCGGGCTCTGGCGGCTCTTGGGCCACAGCCACTCACTCTCGGACATAGACCCTGGTGCACACGATGTCGTCCGCCGTCATGGTCTGAAAGGGGAGAAGTCATTGTTAGCCCGGGAGACCCCTGGGTCCTGTGCTTGGGAGCAGGAGGGTTGAGTGGAGGTACTCTGCTTGACCTCCAGGTCCAAACCTACTTCTTGGCTCAGGACTGACAGGTAAGAGCTGGTCACAAAATGCCTGGGCATCATGGGATGGAGGACAATACAGCCCCAGGGGTCCATCCTAAGTCTTTCTCCCCAAGCCAGGAAGATCCCCGCGGAGAACTGTTGGGACCTCTCAGCGCATGTCCTTTGCTCCACACGGAAGGGACACACTTTTACGTTTGCACAAGGACACTGTATGGGACAGGGACAGCCTAGTCCTGCCCCAGCAGCCTCATAGGAGACGGGGAGACCAGCCACAGTTGTTCTTAAATCTCCTGCACCCTGGAATGTCCTGGAAAATCTCTGAAGGTAGCACTGGGCTTGCTCTGAGCTGAGAGGACGCAGGCCTTACCAGGATCAGCTCTCCATCATTGGTTAGTTCTCTGGTCCACGAGGTCTTGGGACCCTCTCCCTTCAAAAGCCTCTGCTCGCAGACCATTTTGTTCTCACTCTCCCATTTTACCAGGCTCTGCATGAGAGGGTGGTCAAGTGAGGTGGGCCCACAGCAGGGACAATGCTGTGAGAGGTATAGGGGATGCACCCCGTTTCTACCCACCACCACTATCTAGGTACTTTCTCCATTGGAACTGGAGGAAAGACTCTAGGAAAAGACTGGAAAATGTCATGTTGAGAGGCAGGGCAATAGATGCCATGACCCTGAGGGACCCCGTCCCGGCACGCACCTTACAGGGTCTCCCGTCCACAGTCTGCTCCTCAAACTCTTCTCCGATATTGAAGTTGATCTCCGTGGTACGCACGGTGGTAGAGGTTTTGATGTAGAAAGTGTCTCCCTCCTGTTTGATCTCCACTGCTGGCTTGGATGCTGCAGCCACGGCGATCTTCCTCAGCATCACGTTTACccctggagggagaggaggggctcGACTTTTATGGGCACTCCAGGCACCTGTCTCACACTCTCCCCAGGAACAGCAGGAGCAGGCTAAACTTTGAGCAGCTGGGAAGAGGGGCTGGGTGCCTGGGTGTCCAAGAAAGTACCTTGGAGGGAGGGCAGGTGGTACAGCCCTGATGGCTGGTGGGTTCAGGGAGGAGCGACAGAGAGGCAGTGCCCTGCCCTTGGGAGTTCTGCTTCTAGCTACGGCCCCACCTGGATGAGTCAGCAGCCCTGGATCGGGATCCCCAAGTCTCAGCTCTTCACTCGATTCTTGGGGGCAGCTTCCCCCTATTCCTCTCATCCTGCTACAGCTCACCTTGGCTCAATTCACCTTACTTTTGGTCCTTTGTCCACCCTGCTGGAGACCATCTGCTGGGGTGGGCTCATCAGAGTCACTGCGTCTGCACCCCCGCCCAAGTGCAGGGCAGGCCTTCCCCAGCCAGGCCTCACTACTCACGTCCTGGAGCAGGGGCcacttccctctctgcccactcacCTCCCCTGTCTTGTGGCCTTTATTTGCTGAGTCTCTGTCCCTCCCCAGGATGAGAAGGAGCAGGGATTCTCAGCAGGGGAAGAGGTGGGACAGCTGTTTCCCCCTACAGAATGGTCAGCAGCCTGGGGACACCACAGGCTGTGAAATAAGATCCATTAGGCTATGATTTCCACCTGGCTCACCCTCCCTTGCaggctgggtgaccctgggcaaatggcttaacctctctgagccttagatgccacaactgtaaaatggagacagtaacTTCTTCAAGAGCCTATCACATGGGATGATGTGTGTTTAGGCCCTAGCacacacagtgccaggcacatctTTATGTTTTCAGGAAACAATAGCTActcttattgttgttgttattttcactgataaaaggaaggcaaagaaaaagcCAGAGTTGGGCTCAGACAAAGTTCCCTGCATCGGactcctgcccacctgccctcctGGAACAGAAAGggacactcccctcccctcccctgatgTGGGCCCGACTCCAGGAACAACCACCCCACTTCAGGGGTCAGGTCTTCTCATTCAGCCTCTGTGGATTCAGAGTCCCTGTGCTGTCCCCCTAGCTTTTCCCAGATTGGACCCCTTCTCTCTATTCCCTAGTTATTTAAAAGGGGTAGAGGAGCTGGAGAGAGCAGCCCTCTGACAGGAAGTCAAGCAAGCAGGGAGGCACCTCTAGTCAGGGCCCAGGTCCAAGCTCTACACCGCTTCACCTGGCCTGGCCTCCTGACCTGAACTGGAGCAGAACGCTTCAGGGAAGCAATGGGTGGGATGAGgggccaagctgggctgggccAGGCAAGTGGGATTCCCTATCTCCCAATGTGGTCCAGATCCCCGGCCCTCCTCCAGACCTGGGTCCCTAGAGAAACAAATCCCCTTTCCCCTCGGCACCAGAGCAGACCCACTCTATTCcagacagaagggagtgggaggaagcCCTGTCCCTCAGGAGCCCCAGGAGCCCACTTCTTGGCTGCCGATCTCTTGGGTCCAGGGAGAAATGACTGAGGTTCCCAGGACCAATTGACTTGGTAAAAGAGACATATCCCACTCCACCTACTTGGACAAAAAGACTACTTCACTCTCTGGTGCTACCCGGGAAGTCCATCCTGTTATCCATCTTTCCTGTTACAGGAACAGGAGCTGCTAGCTATGTGTCATGACCATCACACTGGATGGGACGGGTATCCCTGAAACACCTGAGCATCCCTCCCCAGGAGAGAGACTCTTGCATAGGACAAAGAGGGGTGAGAAGGGACTGAGTTTCCTGTGGAAGCAAGGCTAGGTCCAGAGGAGACACCCCTCCAGCCAGCTTCTGGTACCTGTGGTGCTGGGGTCAGGCTCAGCCAACCTTGGCTGATTCAGGACTGTGTTTGTCTAACGGGTCTGTTTTCAATCTGCCCCCAAGCAAGCCCTGAGGAGGGCACGTGGCTCTGAGAGACCCCGCAGGGAGGACAAACAGACTGAAGACAGACAGACAACAAGGTTGGGTTTGGGATCTTATCctccagctggggcctgggggtgtGCCAGGCCACTGCCTCCTCCACTGGGGAGAGGGGCCAGAATCCAGAGAAGTTGGGGGAGGGAATGGCATCTAGGCTTTCTGAAGGGAAAATTTTTATCCTTTGGCAGGATCTtggtggcacgcgggatcttggttgcagcatgaggcatgcatgcgggatctagttctccgaccagagatcaaacccaggccccctgcactgggagtgcggagtccccattggaccaccagggaagtccctggatcttTAATTTCAACAAGGGTAGGGCAAGAAAGGCTGACATGATTACAAGAAATACTGTGGTCAGACTGCAAGAAGAACTAACGGTAAGGAAGGATGGAAATCCCTGCTTTCCTCACTGCGTTCCAGACCCTTCCTAGTTCCTGACTCATTTCTACAGCACCCTGCCCCACACAGGGTGCCCTCTGCTCATTCCAGCTGGGGTCTCTCTGTTCCGTTCAGAAGTTGATGGCTCCCGGGTTTCCAGGTGGCTTCCCAGTGGCTGGGTCCTTGACTAACCTCCATCTCTTTGCAGAGCCCTCTCCCCAGCCGGCCCAGGCTTTCCCCCGCCTCCCCAGATACCAGAGGGCACACAGAAGTTGGGAAGGGCAGTCTGGGTAGATTCAACTTCCTCCACCTTTAACCAACAGACCTAGCTGGGCTGCAGCCTGTctccagggaggcagggagaagagAATTCGGATtttctgaaagggaggggatggctgGGGTTTCACACGAAGCCATTTGTTGAAATCTAAGAAAGTGATAATTACCCAGAGCGAGCTTAGGATTCTGGAGTTGCTCGCTGTAGGAAAATATTTGTCTCACagatggagggtggggggagcagagCGGAGAAGTtctgaaaggggaagaaagggggaTCTGGGGGCCCTGCGGTGACGGATCACCTGGTGGGTGGAGCCCCGCGC is a window encoding:
- the CRABP2 gene encoding cellular retinoic acid-binding protein 2; translated protein: MPNFSGNWKIIRSENFEDLLKVLGVNVMLRKIAVAAASKPAVEIKQEGDTFYIKTSTTVRTTEINFNIGEEFEEQTVDGRPCKSLVKWESENKMVCEQRLLKGEGPKTSWTRELTNDGELILTMTADDIVCTRVYVRE